One stretch of Bosea vaviloviae DNA includes these proteins:
- a CDS encoding invasion associated locus B family protein: MSASFSLSSRVLGAALSVALGLGPVAAFAQAPAQRPAQRPAQPAQPAQQPAAPQGGQAAAGPTVVQVKPEPSQTNWTKVCGKDQAANKEICYTTRDFVSDQGQPVLAVAVYDVKGDPNKIVRFLMPLGLLLQPGIRFGVDTAQPTPGRYAICFPNGCFAEAQVKDDFINAMKKGTNLSISVQNQGAREVSFSIPLSDFAKGFDGAPIDPKVLEDQQKALQDELAKRQEELRQRLGGSGANATPGVPGAAPAVPGGLSAPGTAPAPGTAPKP, from the coding sequence ATGTCCGCTTCGTTTAGCTTGTCCTCGCGCGTTCTGGGCGCCGCCCTCAGCGTAGCGCTGGGTCTCGGCCCCGTCGCCGCCTTTGCCCAGGCCCCGGCACAGCGCCCGGCGCAGCGCCCGGCGCAGCCTGCTCAACCGGCTCAGCAGCCCGCCGCTCCCCAGGGCGGACAGGCCGCAGCCGGCCCGACCGTCGTTCAGGTCAAGCCCGAGCCCTCGCAGACCAACTGGACCAAGGTCTGCGGCAAGGACCAGGCTGCCAACAAGGAAATCTGCTACACCACGCGCGATTTCGTCTCCGACCAGGGCCAGCCGGTGCTCGCGGTTGCCGTCTATGACGTCAAGGGCGATCCCAACAAGATCGTGCGCTTCCTGATGCCGCTCGGCCTGCTGCTGCAGCCCGGTATCCGCTTCGGCGTCGATACCGCGCAGCCCACCCCGGGCCGCTATGCGATCTGCTTCCCGAACGGCTGCTTCGCCGAGGCGCAGGTCAAGGACGACTTCATCAACGCGATGAAGAAGGGCACCAATCTCAGCATCAGCGTCCAGAACCAGGGCGCGCGCGAGGTCTCCTTCTCCATTCCGCTCTCCGATTTCGCCAAGGGTTTCGACGGCGCGCCGATCGATCCCAAGGTGCTCGAGGACCAGCAGAAGGCCTTGCAGGACGAGTTGGCCAAGCGTCAGGAAGAGCTGCGCCAGCGTCTTGGCGGCAGCGGCGCCAACGCCACTCCCGGCGTCCCGGGAGCTGCGCCTGCCGTGCCGGGAGGGCTTTCGGCCCCGGGCACCGCGCCGGCTCCGGGAACTGCTCCCAAGCCCTGA
- a CDS encoding AEC family transporter, with the protein MADLAGIFNLVAPFFGLILLGFVIGRYKRLPEAGLAWLQFFLIYVALPPLFYRLIADKPLSELSNWRFVIATTLSTFCAFALSFAIGMKFTRRDIPQSVMQGVAGSYSNIGYMGPPLILAALGPASSAPLVLVFVFDSILLFSLVPFLMAIAGVEKKSLLATTGEIVWKVLTHPFNLATAAGVIAAFTHLELPTAIDKMTLWLSQAAAPCALFLLGVTVALRPMKAMPGEVPLLVLVKLVLHPLLVWVLLSVIADVPDQWIFAAIIMAALPPALNIFVISTQYKVGVERASACILVGTIVSMGTLTGFLWLVKTGRMAADLFP; encoded by the coding sequence ATGGCCGATCTCGCCGGTATCTTCAATCTCGTCGCCCCCTTTTTCGGGTTGATCCTGCTCGGCTTCGTCATCGGGCGTTACAAGCGATTGCCGGAGGCGGGGCTCGCCTGGCTGCAGTTCTTCCTGATCTATGTCGCGCTGCCGCCGCTGTTCTACCGGCTGATCGCCGACAAGCCGCTGAGCGAACTCAGCAATTGGCGCTTCGTCATCGCCACGACGCTGTCGACCTTCTGCGCGTTTGCCCTGTCTTTCGCGATCGGGATGAAATTCACCCGCCGCGACATACCCCAGTCGGTCATGCAGGGAGTGGCCGGGTCCTACTCCAATATCGGCTATATGGGCCCGCCATTGATCCTGGCAGCGCTCGGTCCGGCCTCGAGCGCGCCGCTGGTGCTCGTCTTTGTCTTCGACAGCATCCTGCTGTTCTCACTGGTCCCCTTCCTGATGGCGATCGCCGGTGTCGAAAAGAAGAGCCTGCTCGCCACCACGGGCGAGATCGTCTGGAAGGTCCTGACCCATCCCTTCAACCTCGCCACCGCAGCAGGTGTGATCGCGGCCTTCACCCATCTCGAATTGCCGACGGCGATCGACAAGATGACGCTTTGGCTCTCGCAGGCGGCCGCGCCCTGCGCGCTCTTCCTGCTCGGGGTCACGGTGGCGCTGCGGCCGATGAAGGCGATGCCCGGCGAGGTGCCGCTGCTAGTGCTGGTCAAGCTCGTGCTGCATCCGCTGCTGGTCTGGGTGCTGCTCTCGGTCATCGCCGATGTGCCCGACCAATGGATCTTCGCCGCCATCATCATGGCTGCGCTGCCGCCGGCGCTGAACATCTTCGTGATCTCGACGCAGTACAAGGTCGGCGTCGAGCGCGCCTCGGCCTGCATCCTGGTCGGCACCATCGTGTCGATGGGCACGTTGACGGGCTTCCTGTGGCTGGTGAAGACGGGCAGGATGGCCGCCGACCTGTTCCCCTGA
- a CDS encoding quinone oxidoreductase family protein, with amino-acid sequence MVKAIRVHKVGGPEVLQWEDITLPQPGPGEVLVTNRAIGLNFIDTYFRTGLYAVPQLPFVPGNEGAGEVLAVGPNVTEFKVGDRVAYVATLGSYAEERIVAVNSVVALPDAVTYEAAASMMLKGMTAEYLLHRTYKVKPGDIILVHAAAGGTGLILCQWGKALGATVIGTVGSKEKATLAKAHGADHTILYREENFPARVKEITGGKLCAVVYDGVGKDTFLPSLDCLSPFGVLASFGNASGAVEPFNLGLLGPKGSLYVTRPTLFTHIAKRETMIEMAANLFGAVASGAVTVPVNATFALQDAANAHRALESRGTTGSTVLIP; translated from the coding sequence ATGGTCAAGGCCATCCGCGTTCACAAGGTCGGCGGCCCCGAAGTGCTGCAATGGGAAGATATCACGCTGCCCCAGCCGGGGCCGGGCGAGGTGTTGGTCACGAACCGGGCCATCGGCCTGAACTTCATCGACACCTATTTCCGCACCGGCCTCTACGCCGTCCCGCAACTGCCCTTCGTACCCGGCAATGAAGGCGCGGGCGAGGTTCTGGCGGTCGGCCCCAATGTCACCGAGTTCAAGGTCGGCGACCGCGTCGCCTATGTCGCGACGCTCGGTTCCTATGCCGAGGAGCGCATCGTCGCGGTCAATTCCGTCGTGGCGCTGCCGGATGCGGTCACCTATGAGGCCGCCGCCAGCATGATGCTGAAGGGCATGACCGCGGAATACCTGCTCCACCGCACCTATAAGGTGAAGCCGGGCGACATCATCCTCGTCCATGCTGCGGCCGGCGGCACCGGGCTGATCCTGTGTCAATGGGGCAAGGCGCTGGGCGCGACCGTGATCGGCACCGTCGGCTCCAAGGAAAAGGCCACGCTCGCCAAGGCGCATGGCGCCGACCACACCATCCTTTATCGCGAGGAGAACTTCCCGGCCCGCGTCAAGGAGATCACCGGCGGCAAGCTCTGCGCGGTGGTCTATGACGGCGTCGGCAAGGACACCTTCCTGCCCTCGCTCGATTGCCTGAGCCCCTTCGGCGTGCTGGCGAGCTTCGGCAATGCGTCGGGCGCCGTCGAGCCCTTCAATCTCGGCCTGCTCGGGCCGAAGGGCTCGCTCTACGTGACCCGGCCGACGCTCTTCACCCATATCGCCAAGCGCGAGACCATGATCGAGATGGCGGCCAATCTGTTCGGCGCGGTCGCGTCGGGCGCCGTCACCGTGCCGGTCAACGCGACTTTCGCGTTGCAGGACGCAGCCAATGCGCATCGCGCGCTTGAAAGCCGCGGCACCACCGGCTCGACCGTCCTGATCCCCTAG
- a CDS encoding HpcH/HpaI aldolase/citrate lyase family protein, which translates to MTVRTPRQFFRPLAIGAPEPFRELPLRLERMIHFVPPHLEKVRAKVGELAGQVDIVLGNLEDAIPVEAKQAARDGFIAMGKAVDFGKTGLWTRVNALNSPWFLDDITAIMAEIGGKLDVVMVPKVEGPWDIHYVDQLLAQFEARHSLPKPIMIHAILETAEGVKNVDTIATASPRMHGMSLGPADLAASRAMKTTRVGGGHPEYKVIADPTPDGAARAVAQQDLWHYTLAKMVDACAAAGIKPFYGPFGDFADTAACEAQFRNAFLLGCSGAWTLHPSQIEIAKRVFSPDPADVAFAKRILEAMPDGSGAVMIDGKMQDDATWKQAKVIVDLAKQVAGRDPALAERYGL; encoded by the coding sequence ATGACCGTCAGGACGCCGCGCCAGTTCTTCCGTCCGCTCGCCATCGGCGCGCCGGAGCCGTTCCGCGAGCTCCCGCTGAGACTGGAGCGGATGATCCATTTCGTGCCGCCGCATCTGGAAAAGGTGCGTGCCAAGGTCGGTGAGCTCGCGGGCCAGGTCGATATCGTGCTCGGCAATCTGGAGGATGCGATTCCGGTCGAGGCCAAGCAGGCGGCGCGCGACGGCTTCATCGCGATGGGCAAGGCCGTCGATTTCGGCAAGACCGGACTGTGGACGCGGGTGAACGCGCTGAATTCGCCCTGGTTCCTCGACGATATCACCGCGATCATGGCGGAGATCGGCGGCAAGCTCGATGTCGTGATGGTGCCCAAGGTCGAGGGGCCATGGGACATCCATTATGTCGACCAGCTGCTGGCCCAGTTCGAAGCCCGGCACAGCCTGCCCAAGCCGATCATGATCCACGCCATCCTCGAAACCGCCGAGGGGGTGAAGAATGTCGATACGATCGCAACCGCCTCCCCGCGCATGCATGGGATGAGCCTGGGGCCGGCCGATCTCGCGGCCTCGCGCGCAATGAAGACGACGCGCGTCGGCGGCGGCCACCCAGAATACAAGGTCATCGCGGACCCCACTCCGGATGGCGCCGCGCGCGCCGTCGCTCAGCAGGATCTCTGGCACTATACGCTCGCCAAGATGGTCGATGCCTGTGCGGCGGCCGGCATCAAGCCATTCTACGGGCCCTTTGGCGACTTCGCCGATACGGCCGCCTGCGAGGCGCAGTTTCGCAACGCCTTCCTGCTCGGTTGCTCGGGCGCCTGGACATTGCATCCCTCGCAGATCGAGATCGCCAAGCGCGTCTTCAGCCCGGATCCCGCCGACGTCGCTTTCGCCAAGCGCATCCTGGAGGCGATGCCGGACGGCTCCGGCGCTGTGATGATCGACGGCAAGATGCAGGATGACGCCACCTGGAAACAGGCCAAGGTCATCGTCGATCTGGCTAAACAGGTCGCGGGGCGCGACCCGGCACTTGCGGAACGCTATGGGTTATAA
- a CDS encoding CaiB/BaiF CoA transferase family protein, giving the protein MLPLDDLLVLDFSTLLPGPLASLFLSEAGAQVIKIERPGGEDMRRFPPRFGETSAPFAVLNRGKPSLEIDLKAADALARLTPLITRADILIEQFRPGVMERLGFGFEALKLLNPRLIYCSISGFGQTGPRAQEAGHDINYQAIGGLLGQSLKRGAPAPLPPALVADIGGGTMPAVLNILLALRQRERSGEGCHLDIAMSDAMPAFAWYGMAQGQAAGRYPAGGEGLLTGASPRYGLYATQDGWFLAVGALEPKFWDGFCEAIALEERLRDDRTDPAATKAAIEAIIASAPAAHWRDLLEPLDCCCTVVRTLEEAVTDPHLTARGLLDAQAEEPGGRRLVSTPLPLAPVFRDQAQALRKVAASGAETDELLKPGAE; this is encoded by the coding sequence ATGCTGCCGCTGGACGATCTGCTGGTTCTGGACTTCTCGACGCTGCTGCCGGGACCGCTGGCGAGCCTATTCCTGTCCGAGGCAGGCGCGCAGGTGATCAAGATCGAGCGCCCGGGCGGCGAGGATATGCGCCGCTTTCCGCCGCGCTTCGGCGAGACCTCCGCCCCTTTCGCCGTGCTCAACCGCGGCAAGCCAAGCCTCGAGATCGACCTCAAGGCCGCGGATGCCCTGGCGCGCCTGACGCCGCTGATCACGCGCGCCGATATCCTGATCGAGCAGTTCCGGCCCGGCGTGATGGAGCGGCTCGGCTTCGGTTTTGAGGCGTTGAAGCTGCTCAATCCACGCCTGATCTATTGTTCGATCAGTGGCTTCGGCCAGACCGGCCCGCGCGCGCAGGAAGCCGGCCACGACATCAATTACCAGGCTATCGGCGGGCTGCTCGGCCAGTCGCTGAAGCGCGGCGCGCCCGCGCCACTGCCGCCTGCGCTCGTCGCCGATATCGGCGGCGGCACCATGCCGGCCGTGCTCAACATCCTGCTCGCCCTGCGCCAGCGCGAGCGCAGCGGCGAAGGCTGCCATCTCGACATCGCCATGTCGGACGCGATGCCGGCCTTCGCCTGGTACGGCATGGCGCAAGGCCAGGCGGCCGGGCGCTATCCCGCCGGCGGGGAGGGCCTCTTGACCGGGGCAAGCCCGCGCTATGGGCTCTATGCCACTCAGGACGGCTGGTTTCTCGCGGTCGGCGCGCTGGAGCCGAAATTCTGGGACGGCTTCTGCGAGGCGATCGCTCTTGAAGAGCGCTTGCGCGACGACAGAACCGATCCGGCCGCCACCAAAGCCGCCATCGAAGCGATCATCGCATCAGCCCCCGCCGCGCATTGGCGCGATCTGCTGGAGCCGCTCGATTGTTGCTGCACGGTCGTGCGCACGCTGGAGGAGGCCGTCACGGACCCGCATCTGACCGCGCGCGGCCTGCTTGATGCGCAGGCCGAGGAGCCGGGCGGACGGCGCCTCGTTTCGACGCCGCTGCCGCTCGCGCCGGTCTTTCGCGATCAGGCCCAGGCCTTGCGCAAGGTTGCCGCCAGCGGCGCGGAAACGGATGAACTGCTCAAGCCCGGCGCAGAGTAG
- a CDS encoding SulP family inorganic anion transporter, with the protein MTEQTARGGNADILTQFTPKLVSALHEGYGFDRLKADALAGLTVAIVALPLSMAIAIASGATPAAGLFTAIVGGFFVSALGGSRYQIGGPAGAFIVLIAATIDQHGFDGLLLATLIAGALLIAIGLLRLGTYIRYIPHPVLVGFTTGIAIIIFASQIRDLLGLTLPGKEPAALLPKLEALIGALGTLNPAALALSLLTIGIILGLKRIRPRWPGLLIAVAATAALVFLLKLSVETIGTRFGGIPSALPAPHWPGFTRDKLIAILPAALSIAALGGIESLLSAVVADGMTGRRHRSNMELVAQGVANMASSLFGGICVTGTIARTATNVRAGGVTPVAGMLHALFILLFMLIAAPLATYIPLAALAGVLAVVSWNMAEKAAFAAILKHSRADAVVLLATFLLVMFEDLMVGIGVGVVLGSLIFMHRMAQVVTVEAGMEAASEEDEADTGVAGQHNGDVFHYKISGPLFFGASTQVITVLDRIGSYPERIVLDLSGVPFADSSAAVALKAVIDKAKHHGAIVEISGATLAVRRVLLHEGIREPLVAFRNA; encoded by the coding sequence ATGACCGAGCAAACGGCCCGTGGCGGCAACGCCGATATTCTCACGCAATTCACCCCCAAGCTCGTTTCGGCGCTGCATGAAGGCTACGGCTTCGACCGGTTGAAGGCCGATGCGCTGGCCGGGCTCACTGTCGCGATCGTTGCTCTGCCGCTTTCCATGGCGATCGCCATCGCCAGCGGAGCAACACCGGCGGCGGGCCTGTTCACGGCCATCGTCGGCGGCTTCTTCGTTTCGGCGCTGGGTGGCAGCCGTTATCAGATTGGCGGGCCGGCGGGAGCCTTCATCGTCCTGATCGCGGCGACGATCGATCAGCATGGCTTCGATGGGCTGCTACTGGCGACGCTGATCGCGGGCGCGCTCCTGATCGCCATCGGGTTGCTGAGGCTCGGCACCTATATCCGCTACATCCCGCATCCGGTGCTGGTGGGCTTCACCACCGGGATCGCCATCATCATCTTCGCCAGCCAGATCCGCGACCTGCTCGGGCTGACGCTGCCGGGCAAGGAGCCGGCGGCGCTGCTGCCCAAGCTGGAGGCGCTCATCGGCGCGCTCGGCACGCTCAATCCCGCGGCCCTGGCGCTCTCGCTGCTCACCATCGGCATCATCCTGGGTCTCAAGCGCATTCGGCCGAGATGGCCCGGGCTCTTGATCGCAGTCGCAGCGACAGCTGCGCTGGTCTTCCTGCTGAAGCTGTCGGTTGAGACGATCGGCACGCGCTTCGGCGGCATCCCGAGCGCCCTGCCCGCCCCGCACTGGCCTGGCTTTACCCGCGACAAGCTGATCGCAATTCTGCCCGCCGCGCTCTCGATCGCGGCGCTGGGAGGCATCGAATCGCTGCTCTCGGCCGTGGTCGCGGACGGGATGACCGGGCGCCGGCATCGCTCGAACATGGAATTGGTCGCTCAAGGGGTCGCCAACATGGCGTCCTCGCTGTTTGGCGGCATCTGCGTCACCGGCACCATCGCGCGCACGGCGACCAATGTGCGGGCCGGCGGCGTCACGCCGGTCGCCGGCATGCTACACGCGCTGTTCATACTGCTGTTCATGCTGATCGCCGCGCCATTGGCGACCTATATCCCGCTCGCTGCGCTGGCGGGCGTGCTTGCCGTCGTCTCCTGGAACATGGCGGAGAAGGCGGCCTTCGCCGCGATCCTGAAGCATTCGCGCGCCGACGCCGTCGTTCTGCTCGCGACCTTCCTGCTGGTGATGTTCGAGGATCTGATGGTGGGTATCGGCGTCGGCGTCGTGCTCGGCTCATTGATCTTCATGCACCGCATGGCGCAGGTCGTGACGGTCGAGGCCGGCATGGAGGCCGCCTCCGAGGAGGATGAGGCCGATACGGGTGTCGCGGGCCAGCACAATGGCGACGTCTTCCACTACAAGATCAGCGGGCCATTGTTCTTCGGCGCGAGCACGCAGGTCATCACCGTGCTCGACCGGATCGGGAGCTATCCGGAGCGGATCGTGCTCGATCTCTCGGGCGTACCTTTCGCCGATTCGAGCGCGGCGGTGGCCTTGAAGGCGGTGATCGACAAGGCGAAGCATCATGGCGCGATCGTCGAGATCAGCGGCGCGACCCTGGCCGTGCGGCGCGTATTGCTGCATGAGGGCATCCGCGAGCCGCTCGTCGCCTTCCGCAATGCCTGA
- a CDS encoding UbiH/UbiF family hydroxylase: protein MSSSQDNLVDIAIVGAGAVGLTAALALAKDGRRVAVLGPLTAPHDGRTVALLDGSWRLLAELGLTDALIGKAAPLEVMRLVDDTGSLFRQPPVEFRASEAGLEAFGWNVENAELVAALVSAARQHNGIRLVESLVSAIVPDQDGVTLTGEGFSPLRARLVVGADGRQSRVRGAAGIAARDWRYPQVALTAILDHRRDHNETSTEFHTRKGPCTLVPLPGRRSSLVWMLDPAEAEAVSALDDAGFARRVETQTHSLLGAMSLAGPRGRVPMGGLSVARFATNRMALIGEAAHVFPPIGAQGLNLGLRDVMALREALLGSDDPGEDVVMAAYDRARQSDVRLRTGAVDALNRTLLTDLMPADLLRGAGLLALSRIGPLRRFVMRQGLAGGTAR from the coding sequence ATGAGCTCTTCGCAGGACAATTTGGTCGATATCGCGATAGTAGGCGCCGGGGCCGTCGGCCTCACTGCGGCGCTTGCGCTGGCCAAGGACGGGCGGCGCGTCGCCGTGCTCGGCCCCCTCACCGCACCACATGACGGGCGGACCGTGGCCTTGCTCGACGGCTCCTGGCGGCTCCTGGCCGAGCTCGGGCTGACCGATGCGCTCATCGGCAAGGCCGCTCCGCTCGAAGTGATGCGGCTTGTCGACGACACCGGCAGCCTGTTCCGCCAGCCGCCGGTCGAATTCAGGGCCTCGGAGGCCGGGCTCGAGGCTTTCGGCTGGAATGTCGAGAACGCCGAGCTTGTGGCGGCGTTAGTGAGCGCGGCGCGCCAGCATAACGGCATCCGGCTGGTCGAAAGCCTGGTCTCGGCGATCGTACCCGATCAGGATGGCGTGACGCTCACCGGCGAGGGCTTTTCGCCCTTGCGCGCCCGCCTCGTCGTCGGGGCCGATGGTCGCCAGTCCCGAGTGCGCGGCGCCGCCGGCATTGCCGCGCGCGACTGGCGCTATCCGCAGGTCGCGCTGACCGCGATCCTCGATCATCGCCGCGACCATAACGAGACCTCGACCGAGTTCCACACCCGCAAGGGCCCCTGCACGCTGGTGCCATTGCCCGGCCGACGCTCATCGCTGGTCTGGATGCTGGATCCCGCGGAGGCCGAGGCGGTCTCCGCGCTGGACGATGCCGGCTTCGCCCGCCGGGTCGAGACGCAGACGCATTCGCTGCTTGGCGCGATGAGCCTTGCCGGCCCGCGCGGGCGCGTTCCGATGGGAGGGTTGTCGGTCGCACGGTTCGCAACCAACCGCATGGCGCTGATCGGCGAGGCCGCGCATGTGTTTCCGCCGATCGGCGCGCAGGGTCTCAATCTCGGCCTGCGCGATGTGATGGCCTTGCGCGAGGCGTTGCTCGGCTCGGATGATCCAGGCGAGGATGTCGTGATGGCGGCCTATGACCGGGCGCGCCAGAGCGATGTGCGCTTGCGTACGGGGGCGGTCGATGCCCTGAACCGCACGCTGCTGACCGATCTGATGCCGGCCGATCTGCTGCGCGGCGCCGGGCTTCTGGCGCTATCTCGGATCGGCCCGCTGCGCCGCTTCGTCATGCGACAGGGGCTGGCGGGCGGAACTGCGCGCTGA
- the hspQ gene encoding heat shock protein HspQ — MQARSAKFRIGQVVKHRVYPFRGVIFDVDPVFANSDEWWLAIPENLRPSKDQPFYHLFAENEETEYVAYVSEQNLVIDESGRPIRHPQAKEFFRRDRKGQYQIDRAGLN; from the coding sequence ATGCAAGCACGTTCGGCGAAATTCAGGATCGGACAGGTGGTCAAGCACCGCGTCTATCCGTTCCGTGGCGTGATCTTCGACGTCGACCCCGTTTTCGCCAACTCGGACGAATGGTGGCTGGCGATCCCGGAGAATCTGCGCCCGTCGAAGGACCAGCCTTTCTACCACCTCTTCGCCGAGAATGAGGAGACGGAATACGTCGCCTATGTCTCGGAGCAGAACCTCGTGATCGACGAGTCGGGGCGGCCGATCCGCCACCCGCAAGCCAAGGAATTTTTCCGCCGCGATCGCAAAGGGCAATACCAGATCGATCGCGCCGGATTGAACTGA
- the rimO gene encoding 30S ribosomal protein S12 methylthiotransferase RimO, with amino-acid sequence MNAVAPKISFVSLGCPKALVDSERIITSLRSEGYELSKSHAGADLVIVNTCGFLDSAKAESLEAIGAAMSENGKVIVTGCMGAEPEQIRDAFPNVLAITGPQAYESVVSAVHQAVPPRHDPFVDLVPDHGIKLTPRHYAYLKISEGCNNRCSFCIIPKLRGDLVSRPIGEVLREAEKLVKAGVKELLVISQDTSAYGLDIKYAPSMWQDREVRTRFFELARELGQMGIWVRMHYVYPYPHVDEVIPLMQEGLILPYLDIPFQHASPNVLKAMKRPAHQDRTLDRLRKWREICPDLAIRSTFIVGFPGETEEDVQFLIDWLKEAKLERVGCFKYEPVKGAPANDLGLALVPEEEKEARWHRFMKAQAEISTRIVKNRVGKRISVIIDEAGPTVAKGRSKWDAPEIDGNVYVASRRPLRAGDIVTVKIERADAYDLHGVAV; translated from the coding sequence ATGAACGCCGTCGCGCCGAAAATCTCTTTCGTTTCGCTGGGCTGCCCCAAGGCCCTGGTCGATTCCGAACGCATCATCACCTCGCTGCGCTCGGAGGGCTATGAGCTCAGCAAGTCACATGCGGGCGCCGATCTCGTGATCGTCAACACTTGCGGCTTTCTCGACAGCGCCAAGGCGGAATCGCTGGAGGCGATCGGGGCGGCCATGTCGGAAAACGGCAAGGTCATCGTCACCGGCTGCATGGGCGCCGAGCCCGAGCAGATCCGCGATGCCTTCCCGAACGTGCTCGCGATCACGGGCCCTCAGGCCTATGAGAGCGTCGTCTCGGCCGTGCACCAGGCGGTACCGCCACGGCACGACCCCTTCGTCGACCTTGTCCCTGACCATGGCATCAAGCTGACGCCGCGCCACTACGCCTATCTGAAAATTTCAGAGGGCTGCAACAACCGCTGCAGCTTCTGCATCATCCCGAAGCTGCGCGGAGATCTGGTCTCGCGGCCGATCGGCGAGGTGCTGCGCGAGGCCGAGAAGCTGGTGAAGGCCGGCGTCAAGGAACTGCTGGTGATCTCGCAGGACACCAGCGCTTATGGCCTCGACATCAAATACGCGCCCTCGATGTGGCAGGACCGCGAAGTTCGGACCCGCTTCTTCGAGCTTGCGCGTGAATTGGGCCAGATGGGCATCTGGGTGCGGATGCACTACGTCTACCCGTATCCGCATGTCGACGAGGTCATCCCCCTGATGCAGGAGGGGTTGATCCTACCTTATCTCGACATCCCCTTCCAGCACGCTTCTCCCAATGTTCTCAAGGCGATGAAGCGGCCGGCTCATCAGGATCGCACGCTCGACCGCCTGCGCAAATGGCGCGAGATCTGTCCTGATCTCGCCATCCGCTCGACCTTCATCGTCGGCTTCCCCGGCGAGACGGAGGAGGATGTGCAGTTCCTGATCGATTGGCTGAAGGAAGCCAAGCTCGAGCGCGTCGGCTGCTTCAAATACGAGCCTGTAAAGGGCGCGCCGGCCAATGATCTGGGCCTCGCTCTGGTTCCGGAAGAGGAAAAAGAGGCGCGCTGGCACCGCTTCATGAAGGCGCAGGCCGAGATCAGCACGCGCATCGTCAAGAACCGCGTCGGCAAGCGCATTTCCGTCATCATCGACGAGGCCGGCCCGACCGTCGCCAAGGGCCGCTCGAAATGGGACGCGCCCGAGATCGACGGCAATGTCTATGTCGCGAGCCGCCGGCCGCTTAGGGCCGGCGACATCGTCACGGTGAAGATCGAGCGGGCCGACGCTTATGACCTGCACGGCGTCGCGGTTTAG